The Bordetella sp. FB-8 genome includes a window with the following:
- a CDS encoding FMN-binding glutamate synthase family protein, producing the protein MRWITTRYTTFAIVLVGAVVTTLLAAWHAAGWLWAAIPLGALTLLGVYDMVQKRHAIRRNYPVLGNLRFLFEYIRPEIRQYFLEDDTSAAPFSRAQRSIVYQRAKEQLDKRPFGTQEDVYGDRYEWINHSLAPSHIQDTDFRVMVGGPDCKQPYAMSVFNISAMSFGALSANAILALNEGARLGNFAHDTGEGGISRYHRKAGGALVWNIGSGYFGCRDEQGRFSEEAFVRNACTEQVKLIEIKLSQGAKPGHGGILPAGKVTPEIAEARGVTAWQDCNSPSAHSAFDSPIGLMRFVARLRELSQGKPVGFKFCMGHPWEWFAIVKAMLQTGITPDFIVVDGAEGGTGAAPVEFVDHVGTPLREALRMVHNTLVGVGLRDRIRLGASGKIITAFDMARVLAMGADWCNAARGFMFALGCIQAQSCHTGKCPTGVTSQDPMRQRALVVPDKAQRVNNFHRNTLHALAELIEAAGLTHPSDLRPQHIARRISSSEVRLLSALFPTLEQGELLRGEFQHDIFRTGWHMAQADSFRPACPIEDVPTSRPAPQAVAA; encoded by the coding sequence ATGCGCTGGATCACCACCCGCTACACCACCTTCGCCATCGTTCTGGTCGGCGCGGTCGTCACGACACTGCTGGCGGCATGGCACGCGGCCGGCTGGCTGTGGGCGGCGATCCCGCTTGGGGCCCTGACCCTGCTGGGCGTCTACGACATGGTGCAAAAACGCCATGCCATCCGCCGCAACTATCCGGTGCTGGGCAATCTGCGTTTTCTCTTCGAATACATCCGCCCCGAGATCCGCCAGTACTTCCTCGAAGACGACACCAGCGCCGCGCCCTTCTCGCGCGCGCAGCGCTCCATCGTCTACCAGCGCGCCAAGGAGCAGCTCGACAAGCGCCCCTTCGGCACCCAGGAAGACGTCTATGGCGACCGCTACGAATGGATCAACCATTCGCTCGCGCCCTCGCACATCCAGGACACTGACTTTCGCGTCATGGTGGGCGGCCCGGACTGCAAGCAGCCCTATGCCATGTCGGTCTTCAACATCTCGGCCATGAGTTTCGGCGCCCTCTCGGCCAACGCCATACTGGCGCTGAACGAGGGCGCACGGCTGGGCAACTTCGCCCACGACACGGGCGAAGGCGGCATCAGCCGCTACCACCGCAAGGCCGGCGGGGCGCTGGTCTGGAATATCGGCTCGGGCTACTTCGGCTGCCGCGACGAACAGGGCCGTTTTTCCGAGGAAGCCTTCGTGCGCAACGCCTGCACCGAGCAGGTCAAGCTCATCGAGATCAAGCTGTCGCAAGGCGCCAAGCCCGGCCACGGCGGCATCCTGCCAGCCGGCAAGGTCACTCCCGAGATCGCCGAGGCCCGCGGCGTGACGGCCTGGCAGGACTGCAATTCGCCGTCCGCGCACAGCGCCTTCGACTCGCCCATCGGCCTGATGCGTTTCGTGGCCCGGCTGCGCGAACTGTCCCAGGGCAAGCCCGTGGGTTTCAAGTTCTGCATGGGTCATCCCTGGGAATGGTTCGCCATCGTCAAGGCCATGCTGCAGACCGGCATCACGCCCGATTTCATCGTGGTCGACGGCGCCGAAGGCGGCACGGGCGCAGCGCCCGTGGAATTCGTCGACCACGTGGGCACGCCGCTGCGCGAAGCCCTGCGCATGGTGCACAACACCTTGGTGGGCGTGGGCCTGCGCGACCGTATCAGGCTGGGCGCTTCGGGCAAAATCATCACGGCCTTCGACATGGCGCGCGTGCTGGCCATGGGCGCGGACTGGTGCAACGCCGCGCGCGGTTTCATGTTCGCGCTGGGCTGCATCCAGGCCCAGTCCTGCCATACCGGCAAGTGCCCGACCGGCGTAACGTCGCAGGACCCGATGCGCCAACGTGCCCTGGTGGTGCCCGACAAGGCGCAACGCGTGAACAACTTCCACCGCAATACCCTGCATGCGCTGGCCGAATTGATCGAAGCCGCCGGGCTGACCCATCCGAGCGATCTGCGGCCGCAACATATCGCCCGCCGGATCTCGTCCTCCGAAGTCCGCCTGCTCTCGGCCCTTTTTCCCACCCTGGAACAGGGCGAGTTGCTGCGCGGCGAATTCCAGCACGATATCTTCCGCACCGGTTGGCACATGGCGCAGGCCGACTCCTTCCGGCCCGCCTGCCCGATCGAGGACGTACCGACCTCGCGGCCGGCGCCGCAGGCCGTAGCCGCCTGA
- the mmsB gene encoding 3-hydroxyisobutyrate dehydrogenase: MKIGFVGLGNMGAPMALNLLKAGHDLTVFDLNAQAVRQTVDAGAKQADSPRAAASGAQVVITMLPAAAHVRGVLTASEGVLSGASPGTVIVDSSTIDPASVREFAALAQQQGCVLADAPVSGGTGGAAAGTLTFMVGGSEAVYTQVKPVLAAMGKNIVHCGDTGTGQVAKICNNLVLGITMAGVAESMALGEALGIDPKILSGILNTSTGRCWSSDTYNPFPGIVETAPASRDYTGGFGTDLMLKDLGLATEAAKSAKQPAFMGALAQQLYQAMSSRGDGKLDFSAVIRLYRQK; this comes from the coding sequence ATGAAGATCGGATTCGTGGGTCTGGGAAATATGGGTGCGCCGATGGCGCTCAATCTGCTGAAGGCGGGTCATGACCTGACCGTGTTCGACTTGAACGCGCAGGCGGTGCGGCAGACCGTCGATGCCGGCGCGAAGCAGGCTGATTCGCCCAGGGCGGCGGCCAGCGGCGCCCAGGTCGTAATCACCATGCTGCCGGCGGCCGCGCACGTGCGCGGCGTGCTGACCGCAAGCGAAGGCGTATTGTCGGGCGCGAGTCCGGGCACCGTCATTGTCGATTCAAGCACGATCGATCCGGCCAGCGTCAGGGAGTTCGCCGCGCTGGCGCAGCAGCAGGGCTGCGTGCTGGCCGATGCGCCCGTATCCGGCGGCACCGGCGGGGCGGCGGCCGGCACGCTGACCTTCATGGTCGGCGGCAGCGAGGCGGTCTACACCCAGGTCAAGCCTGTGCTCGCTGCGATGGGCAAGAACATCGTCCATTGCGGCGATACCGGAACGGGGCAGGTCGCCAAGATCTGCAACAACCTCGTACTCGGCATTACGATGGCGGGCGTCGCCGAATCCATGGCGCTGGGCGAGGCGCTGGGCATCGATCCCAAGATCCTGAGCGGAATCTTGAACACCTCGACCGGACGCTGCTGGAGTTCGGATACCTACAACCCGTTTCCGGGCATTGTCGAGACGGCGCCTGCGTCGCGCGACTATACCGGGGGGTTCGGCACGGATCTGATGCTCAAGGATCTGGGTCTGGCCACGGAAGCCGCCAAAAGCGCGAAACAACCCGCCTTCATGGGCGCGCTCGCGCAGCAGCTCTACCAGGCGATGAGCAGCCGGGGCGATGGCAAGCTCGATTTCTCGGCGGTAATCCGACTGTATCGCCAGAAATAA
- a CDS encoding CoA-acylating methylmalonate-semialdehyde dehydrogenase, translated as MIQASNAHVPTVKLLIDGQFVESSTKEWRDIVNPATQEVIARVPFATADEVDAAVRGAHAAFATWKNTPIGARMRIMLKLQALIRENMSRIARTLTAEQGKTLPDAEGDVFRGLEVVEHACSVGTLQQGGFAENVAGGVDTYTLQQPLGVCVGITPFNFPAMIPLWMFPMAIVCGNTFVLKPSEQDPLSTMLLVELAIEAGIPKGVLNVVHGGKDVVDALCTHQDVKAISFVGSTAVGTHVYNLGGQHGKRVQSMMGAKNHAVVLPDANREQAINALVGAGFGAAGQRCMATSVVVMVGSSKDWLPELVEKAKKLKVNAGHEPNTDVGPLISRTAKSRVLGLIESGVKQGARLVLDGRDVKVPGYESGNFVGPTVFTDVKTDMDIYTQEIFGPVLVVLTAGTLDEAIAIVNANPFGNGVGLFTQSGAAARKFQSEIDIGQVGINIPIPVPVPYFSFTGSRGSKLGDLGPYGKQVVQFYTQTKTVTARWFDDATVSDGVNTTINLR; from the coding sequence ATGATCCAGGCATCGAACGCCCATGTACCGACAGTCAAGCTGTTGATCGACGGCCAGTTCGTCGAGTCCAGCACGAAGGAGTGGCGCGACATCGTCAATCCGGCCACCCAGGAGGTGATCGCGCGCGTGCCTTTTGCCACGGCAGATGAAGTCGACGCCGCGGTTCGCGGCGCGCACGCGGCATTCGCAACGTGGAAGAACACGCCGATCGGCGCCCGCATGCGCATCATGCTCAAGCTGCAGGCGCTGATCCGCGAAAACATGTCGCGCATCGCCAGGACGCTGACGGCCGAGCAGGGCAAGACTCTGCCCGATGCCGAGGGTGACGTCTTTCGCGGCCTTGAAGTGGTCGAGCACGCGTGTTCGGTCGGCACCTTGCAGCAGGGCGGTTTTGCCGAGAACGTTGCGGGCGGCGTCGATACGTACACGCTGCAGCAGCCGCTAGGTGTCTGCGTGGGCATCACGCCGTTCAACTTCCCGGCGATGATTCCGCTGTGGATGTTTCCGATGGCCATCGTCTGCGGCAACACCTTCGTGCTCAAGCCGTCCGAGCAGGATCCGCTGTCGACGATGCTGCTGGTCGAACTCGCGATCGAAGCGGGCATTCCCAAGGGCGTACTGAACGTTGTGCACGGCGGCAAGGACGTAGTGGATGCCTTGTGTACGCACCAGGACGTCAAGGCAATTTCCTTCGTCGGATCGACGGCGGTGGGTACGCACGTCTACAACCTGGGCGGCCAGCACGGCAAGCGCGTCCAGTCGATGATGGGCGCCAAGAACCATGCGGTGGTGCTGCCCGATGCCAACCGCGAGCAGGCGATCAACGCGCTGGTCGGCGCCGGGTTCGGCGCGGCGGGCCAGCGCTGCATGGCGACCTCGGTCGTGGTGATGGTCGGCTCGTCCAAGGACTGGCTGCCAGAGCTGGTCGAAAAGGCCAAGAAGCTCAAGGTGAACGCCGGCCACGAACCGAATACCGATGTGGGGCCGCTGATCTCGCGCACGGCCAAGAGCCGCGTCTTGGGGCTGATCGAATCGGGTGTCAAGCAGGGCGCCCGGCTGGTGCTGGACGGCCGCGACGTGAAGGTGCCCGGCTACGAGAGCGGCAACTTTGTCGGCCCGACGGTCTTTACCGACGTAAAGACCGACATGGATATCTACACGCAGGAGATCTTCGGGCCGGTGCTCGTTGTGCTCACCGCCGGGACCCTGGACGAGGCCATCGCCATCGTCAACGCGAACCCCTTCGGCAATGGTGTGGGCCTGTTCACGCAGAGCGGCGCGGCGGCCCGCAAATTCCAGAGCGAGATCGACATCGGCCAGGTTGGCATCAATATTCCGATCCCGGTGCCGGTGCCTTACTTCAGCTTCACCGGATCGCGCGGTTCGAAGCTGGGCGATCTGGGCCCCTACGGTAAGCAGGTCGTGCAGTTCTACACGCAGACCAAGACCGTGACCGCGCGCTGGTTCGACGATGCGACCGTGAGCGACGGCGTGAACACGACGATCAATCTGCGCTGA
- a CDS encoding LysR family transcriptional regulator encodes MQKSTSRFGVLNWDDLRYFLEVARTQRASAAARRLNVDHTTVARRVRELEAALGTILFDKSRVDGFTLTTDGQRLLRHADAVESAVHAASEQFAGTTQSLSGHIRIGSTEGFGCFFLAPQIARFAAVHDGLSIDMLPVPHFVSLSKREADMAITLERPERGQYVFTKLCDYRLRLYGTRDYFERRGPIRSVADLRHHPFIDYVADLAFSHELLYLNRTIPNVTASLRSTSVIAQYHAALQGNALAILPCFMATPNTTLVPILPDKIVVTRHFWLSSREDVRKLRRIVTLWDYLRAVADANRTLLMGESGEMAYVEP; translated from the coding sequence ATGCAAAAAAGCACAAGTCGATTTGGCGTCCTGAATTGGGACGATCTGCGCTATTTCCTTGAAGTGGCTCGGACCCAGCGCGCAAGCGCCGCCGCCAGGCGGCTCAATGTCGACCACACCACGGTGGCGCGGCGCGTGCGCGAACTCGAAGCGGCGCTGGGCACCATTCTGTTCGACAAATCGCGGGTGGACGGGTTCACGCTGACCACCGACGGACAGCGGCTGCTGCGCCATGCCGACGCGGTGGAGTCGGCAGTGCATGCCGCCAGCGAGCAGTTCGCGGGCACAACGCAAAGTCTGTCGGGCCACATACGAATCGGTTCGACCGAGGGCTTCGGCTGCTTTTTCCTGGCACCCCAGATCGCCCGCTTCGCCGCGGTCCACGACGGCCTGTCCATCGACATGCTGCCCGTACCGCACTTCGTGAGCCTTTCCAAGCGCGAGGCCGACATGGCCATCACGCTGGAACGCCCCGAACGCGGGCAATACGTCTTCACCAAGTTGTGCGACTACCGCCTCAGGCTTTACGGCACGCGCGATTACTTCGAGCGCCGGGGTCCCATCCGCTCGGTCGCGGATCTGCGCCACCACCCCTTCATCGACTACGTGGCGGACCTCGCCTTCAGCCACGAACTGCTGTACCTGAACCGCACGATTCCCAACGTCACGGCCAGCCTGCGCAGCACCAGCGTGATCGCGCAATACCATGCGGCGCTGCAGGGAAATGCGCTGGCCATCCTGCCGTGCTTCATGGCCACGCCCAATACGACGCTCGTTCCCATACTGCCGGACAAGATCGTCGTCACGCGCCACTTCTGGCTGAGCAGCCGCGAGGACGTCCGCAAACTGCGCCGCATCGTCACACTATGGGACTATCTGCGCGCAGTCGCGGATGCGAACCGGACCCTCTTAATGGGAGAGTCGGGCGAAATGGCCTATGTCGAACCCTGA
- a CDS encoding tripartite tricarboxylate transporter substrate binding protein — protein sequence MNIHRRIALGAFLAAAVLGTSTAQAAWPNDKPITYVVPFTPGGSTDVVGRMIAQKLSKILNQNIIVENRAGAGGSIGAAYVAHSAPDGYTLFGGTINTNAINYSLYKNLQYGPKDFEPVSLVATLPNVLLAAPNIGVNSVADLIALLKRDPARRTFASSGVGTSTHLTGELFAATIGVPLTHIPYKGTPPAMVDVSSGAVTFMFDQMTAALPLLQSGKLKLLAVTTAKRMPMSPDTPTLGESGLPGFDVSSWQAVFVPKGTPKPIVDRLSKAIAEIVRQPDVQEKLGKTMGMNLVGSTPEQLQALVDKEIPRWAGVVKRAKLVAQ from the coding sequence ATGAACATTCATCGACGCATTGCACTGGGCGCTTTTCTGGCTGCCGCCGTATTGGGCACCTCGACCGCGCAGGCGGCCTGGCCCAACGACAAGCCCATTACCTATGTCGTGCCGTTCACCCCGGGCGGCTCGACCGACGTGGTCGGCCGCATGATCGCGCAGAAACTGTCGAAGATACTGAACCAGAACATCATCGTGGAGAACCGCGCCGGCGCGGGCGGCAGCATCGGCGCGGCCTATGTCGCCCATTCCGCGCCCGACGGCTACACCCTGTTCGGCGGCACCATCAACACCAACGCCATCAATTACAGCCTGTACAAGAACCTGCAGTACGGCCCCAAGGATTTCGAGCCGGTGTCCCTGGTCGCGACGCTGCCCAATGTGCTGCTGGCCGCGCCCAATATCGGCGTCAATTCCGTGGCGGACCTGATCGCGCTGCTCAAGCGCGATCCGGCGCGGCGCACCTTCGCCTCGTCCGGTGTGGGCACCTCCACGCATCTGACGGGTGAGCTCTTTGCCGCCACCATAGGCGTGCCGCTGACGCACATCCCGTATAAGGGCACGCCGCCGGCCATGGTCGATGTGTCCTCCGGCGCGGTCACTTTCATGTTCGATCAGATGACTGCCGCGCTGCCGTTGCTGCAGAGCGGCAAGCTCAAGCTCTTGGCCGTGACCACGGCCAAGCGCATGCCCATGTCACCCGACACGCCGACACTGGGAGAATCCGGCCTGCCCGGTTTCGATGTCTCGTCATGGCAGGCGGTCTTCGTGCCCAAGGGCACGCCCAAGCCCATCGTCGACCGACTCTCCAAGGCGATCGCCGAAATCGTCAGGCAGCCCGATGTGCAGGAAAAGCTGGGCAAGACCATGGGTATGAACCTGGTGGGCAGCACGCCCGAGCAACTGCAGGCGCTGGTCGACAAGGAGATCCCGCGCTGGGCTGGCGTGGTCAAGCGCGCGAAGCTTGTCGCTCAGTGA
- a CDS encoding ribonuclease activity regulator RraA, producing the protein MNPDVRRKLMGVSTATLCTALFKRGLRNQFVQNVHPLNPDLPNMVGPAFTLRYIPAREDLNTIKVFEDRGHPQRVAIETCPEGAVLVMDSRKDARAASAGSILITRLMKRGAAGVVTDGGFRDSPEIAQLGMPAYHSRPSAPTNLTLHQALDIDVPIGCGDVAVFPGDVMVGDGEGVVVIPAHLAQDIADEATEMTAFEDFVTGQVKAGQSILGLYPATDPAMRERFAAWRAGNGR; encoded by the coding sequence ATGAACCCCGACGTCCGCCGCAAGCTGATGGGCGTCAGCACCGCCACGCTGTGCACCGCGCTGTTCAAGCGCGGCCTGCGCAACCAGTTTGTCCAGAATGTGCATCCGCTCAATCCGGATCTGCCCAATATGGTCGGGCCGGCCTTCACGCTGCGCTACATCCCGGCCCGCGAGGACCTGAACACCATCAAGGTATTCGAGGACCGCGGCCACCCTCAGCGCGTGGCGATCGAAACCTGCCCCGAAGGCGCCGTGCTGGTCATGGACAGCCGCAAGGACGCGCGCGCGGCGTCGGCGGGCTCCATTCTCATCACCCGCCTGATGAAGCGCGGGGCGGCTGGCGTGGTCACCGACGGCGGCTTTCGCGACTCGCCCGAGATCGCGCAATTGGGCATGCCCGCCTATCACAGCCGTCCTTCGGCGCCGACCAATCTGACCTTGCACCAGGCTCTGGATATCGACGTGCCCATAGGGTGCGGCGACGTGGCCGTGTTTCCGGGCGACGTGATGGTGGGCGACGGCGAAGGCGTGGTGGTGATTCCCGCTCATCTGGCCCAGGACATCGCCGATGAGGCCACCGAGATGACCGCCTTCGAGGATTTCGTGACCGGGCAAGTCAAGGCAGGGCAGTCCATTCTGGGCCTGTATCCGGCGACCGATCCGGCCATGCGCGAGCGCTTCGCCGCTTGGCGCGCCGGCAACGGGCGCTGA
- the araD gene encoding L-arabinonate dehydratase: MGRRTYEELRSARWMAKDDLRSFGHRSRLMQLGYGPQDWVGRPIIAVINTWSDLNSCHGHFRQRAEEVKRGVLQAGGFPVELPAISVGEAFVKPTTMLYRNLLAIEAEELLRSHPVDGAVLLGGCDKTTPGLLMGAFSAGLPCIYLPAGPMLRGNWKGLPLGSGSDAWKLWDERRAGNISQAQWVEVEGGIARSHGTCMTMGTASTMTAIADALGMSLTGASSIPAVDASHSRMAAECGRRAVDMVWEDLTPAKVLSLASFKNAINVAMAVGCSTNAIIHLIAMSRRAGCAVTLDDFDAASRKVPVIANIRPSGDKYLMEDFYLAGGMRGLMSRLAQDHLDLSVMTVSGRTLGENLAGAQVYNDDVIRPLDNAIYNEGALAVLKGNIAPDGCVIKPSACSPQYLQHTGPALVFDDYPSMKAAVEDESLDVTADHILILRNAGPLGGPGMPEWGMLPIPVKLVKQGVRDMLRLSDARMSGTSYGACILHAAPESYVGGPLALVRTGDLITVDVPARSIQLNVSDAELAVRRAAWTPPPPRYERGYGWMFSRHIKQADQGCDFDFLETDFGAPVPEPDIF, from the coding sequence ATGGGTCGCCGTACCTATGAAGAACTGCGCAGCGCGCGCTGGATGGCCAAGGACGACCTGCGCTCTTTCGGTCACCGCTCGCGGCTGATGCAGTTGGGCTATGGCCCGCAAGACTGGGTCGGCCGCCCCATCATTGCCGTCATCAACACCTGGTCCGACCTGAACAGCTGCCACGGCCACTTTCGCCAGCGCGCCGAAGAGGTCAAACGCGGGGTATTGCAGGCCGGCGGCTTTCCGGTGGAACTGCCGGCGATCTCCGTGGGCGAGGCCTTCGTCAAACCCACCACCATGCTCTACCGCAATTTGCTGGCCATCGAAGCCGAAGAGTTGCTGCGCAGCCACCCGGTCGACGGTGCGGTGCTGCTGGGCGGGTGCGACAAGACCACGCCGGGCCTGCTGATGGGGGCGTTCAGCGCGGGGCTGCCCTGCATTTATCTGCCCGCCGGCCCTATGCTGCGCGGCAACTGGAAGGGCCTGCCGCTGGGTTCAGGTTCGGACGCCTGGAAACTATGGGACGAGCGGCGCGCGGGCAACATCAGCCAGGCGCAGTGGGTCGAAGTCGAGGGCGGCATCGCCCGCAGCCACGGCACCTGCATGACCATGGGCACGGCCAGCACCATGACCGCGATCGCCGATGCCCTGGGCATGAGCCTGACCGGCGCCTCGAGCATCCCGGCGGTGGATGCCTCGCACTCGCGCATGGCGGCCGAGTGCGGCCGTCGCGCCGTCGACATGGTGTGGGAAGACCTGACGCCGGCCAAGGTGCTGTCGCTCGCCTCGTTCAAGAACGCCATCAACGTGGCCATGGCCGTGGGCTGTTCGACCAACGCCATCATCCACCTGATTGCCATGTCGCGCCGCGCGGGCTGCGCGGTGACCCTGGACGACTTCGACGCAGCCAGCCGCAAGGTACCCGTGATCGCCAACATCCGGCCCAGCGGCGACAAGTACCTCATGGAGGACTTCTACCTCGCTGGAGGAATGCGCGGGTTGATGTCGCGTCTGGCGCAGGATCATCTGGACCTATCGGTAATGACGGTTTCCGGCCGCACGCTGGGCGAGAACCTGGCGGGTGCGCAAGTCTATAACGACGATGTCATCCGTCCTCTGGACAATGCCATCTACAACGAAGGCGCGCTGGCTGTGCTCAAGGGCAATATCGCGCCCGACGGCTGCGTCATCAAGCCCAGCGCCTGCTCGCCGCAGTACTTGCAGCACACCGGGCCGGCGCTGGTGTTCGACGACTATCCCAGCATGAAGGCCGCCGTCGAAGACGAGAGCCTTGATGTCACGGCCGATCACATCCTCATCCTGCGCAATGCCGGCCCCCTGGGCGGGCCGGGCATGCCGGAGTGGGGCATGCTGCCCATCCCGGTCAAACTGGTCAAGCAGGGTGTGCGTGACATGCTGCGCCTGTCCGATGCGCGCATGAGCGGCACCAGTTACGGCGCCTGCATCCTGCACGCCGCGCCCGAGTCCTATGTGGGCGGGCCACTGGCCCTGGTGCGTACCGGCGACCTCATCACGGTCGACGTGCCGGCCCGCAGCATCCAGCTCAACGTGAGCGATGCGGAGCTGGCCGTGCGCCGCGCCGCCTGGACGCCGCCGCCGCCGCGCTATGAGCGCGGCTACGGCTGGATGTTCTCGCGCCACATCAAGCAAGCCGACCAAGGCTGCGACTTTGATTTCCTGGAAACCGACTTCGGCGCGCCGGTGCCCGAACCCGATATTTTCTGA
- a CDS encoding GntR family transcriptional regulator, which yields MSLPDTLCNDLRLDRSRHAAPQVFAKLRAAIVSLELKPGASLARGELAQAFGLSQTPIRDALIQLRDEGLVDIYPQHTTSVSRIDIAAARQAHFLRRSLELEIVHVLASRPDPSLIQRLQAHIDTQQSYLGEPGRYQDFIAADFAFHRDMHETAGVSALWELEQRHSGHLDRLRRLHLPEEGKAKRIVRDHQRILDAIAARDEALARQALREHLSGTLNQIDEICRRYPDYVTETRNLP from the coding sequence ATGTCCCTGCCCGATACCCTCTGCAACGATCTGCGGTTGGACCGCTCGCGCCACGCCGCACCGCAAGTCTTCGCCAAGCTGCGCGCGGCCATCGTGTCGCTGGAACTCAAGCCCGGCGCCTCGCTGGCGCGCGGCGAACTGGCCCAGGCCTTCGGCCTGAGCCAGACCCCGATCCGCGACGCACTCATCCAGTTGCGCGACGAAGGCCTGGTCGATATCTATCCGCAGCACACCACGTCTGTCAGCCGCATCGACATCGCCGCCGCGCGGCAGGCGCACTTTCTGCGCCGTTCGCTGGAGCTGGAGATCGTCCATGTCTTGGCGAGCCGCCCCGATCCCAGCCTGATCCAGCGCCTGCAGGCCCACATCGACACCCAGCAGTCCTACCTGGGAGAGCCAGGCCGCTACCAGGATTTCATCGCCGCCGACTTCGCCTTTCACCGCGACATGCACGAGACTGCCGGCGTGTCAGCCCTGTGGGAACTGGAACAACGCCACAGCGGCCATCTGGACCGCCTGCGGCGCCTGCACCTGCCCGAAGAGGGCAAGGCCAAGCGCATCGTGCGCGACCACCAGCGCATCCTGGATGCCATCGCGGCCCGGGACGAAGCCCTCGCGCGGCAGGCGCTGCGCGAGCACCTTTCAGGCACGCTGAACCAGATCGACGAAATCTGCCGCCGCTATCCGGACTATGTGACCGAAACCAGGAACCTGCCGTGA
- the cls gene encoding cardiolipin synthase, which produces MLTVVHLAVMARSLLVESRNTYSRAAWLLVLLLLPVIGVVAYALFGEPWVARQFQRRAKKVFRKLEWRGGIDAAAALQSVPERFHAAFKVCERIGRWPVVDGNKATIAADSNAAIDSMVRDFDDARQTIHISFYIWLVDHNGLKIVQALERAASRGVVCRVMADAIGSRALIASKYWRAMREAGVRLCVSLQMRRGLAFLQGSRIDLRNHRKIVVVDDRITYCGSQNCADPEFRIKPRFAPWVDIMMRFEGPVVRQNQLLFADAWMVEADEDLSGVAALPIAPPVAGGFPAIAFGTGPMSVKGEMSDAFVGVLYGAEREAIISTPYFVPDPPLMEALVSCARRGVQTTLILPARNDSAAVGAMSRATYAELVEAGVRVFEFLGGLLHAKTLVADGEAALVGSANMDRRSLELNFENNILLYCPDTAAAIRDRQHIYLTNAREVSRGDMRNRPMRRILWQNLLTIFAPIF; this is translated from the coding sequence TTGCTGACAGTTGTCCATCTGGCGGTCATGGCCAGATCGCTGCTGGTCGAGAGTCGCAATACCTATTCGCGGGCGGCGTGGCTGCTGGTCCTGCTGCTGCTGCCGGTGATCGGCGTGGTGGCTTATGCCCTCTTCGGCGAGCCGTGGGTGGCGCGGCAGTTTCAGCGCCGGGCAAAAAAAGTATTCAGGAAGCTGGAGTGGCGCGGCGGCATCGATGCCGCCGCCGCGCTGCAAAGCGTGCCTGAGCGGTTCCACGCGGCATTCAAAGTGTGCGAGCGCATCGGCCGCTGGCCGGTGGTGGACGGCAACAAGGCGACGATCGCCGCCGATTCCAACGCCGCGATCGACTCGATGGTGCGCGATTTTGACGATGCGCGCCAGACCATTCATATCTCCTTCTATATCTGGCTGGTCGATCACAACGGCCTGAAGATCGTCCAGGCGCTCGAGCGGGCTGCCTCGCGAGGCGTAGTGTGCCGAGTCATGGCCGACGCGATAGGCTCGCGCGCGCTCATTGCATCGAAATACTGGCGCGCGATGCGCGAGGCCGGCGTGAGGCTTTGCGTTTCGCTCCAGATGCGCCGAGGGCTTGCATTCCTGCAGGGCAGCCGCATCGATCTGCGCAACCATCGCAAGATCGTGGTCGTCGACGACCGGATCACCTACTGCGGCAGCCAGAACTGCGCCGATCCCGAGTTCCGCATCAAGCCCAGGTTCGCCCCTTGGGTGGACATCATGATGCGCTTCGAAGGCCCGGTGGTGCGCCAGAACCAGTTGCTCTTTGCCGACGCCTGGATGGTGGAGGCCGACGAGGACCTGTCCGGCGTCGCCGCGCTGCCCATTGCGCCACCTGTAGCCGGCGGCTTTCCGGCGATCGCCTTCGGCACCGGCCCGATGTCCGTCAAGGGCGAGATGTCGGACGCGTTTGTCGGCGTTCTCTATGGCGCCGAGCGCGAGGCGATCATTTCCACGCCTTATTTCGTGCCGGATCCGCCGTTGATGGAGGCGCTGGTCTCCTGTGCGCGGCGTGGCGTGCAGACCACACTGATCCTGCCCGCGCGCAACGATTCCGCCGCGGTGGGCGCGATGAGCCGGGCGACCTATGCCGAACTGGTTGAAGCGGGAGTGAGAGTGTTCGAGTTTCTCGGCGGGCTGCTCCATGCCAAGACGCTGGTTGCCGATGGGGAGGCTGCCCTGGTCGGCTCGGCGAACATGGACCGCAGAAGCCTGGAGCTCAATTTCGAGAACAACATCCTGCTGTATTGCCCCGACACGGCGGCGGCGATACGGGATCGGCAGCACATCTATCTGACCAATGCCCGGGAGGTTTCCCGCGGCGATATGCGCAACCGCCCCATGCGCCGCATTCTCTGGCAGAACCTGCTGACCATTTTCGCACCCATATTCTGA